From the genome of Lysobacterales bacterium, one region includes:
- a CDS encoding DUF4340 domain-containing protein, whose protein sequence is MSSSRFSVIAAVALAAVLAAVLLVSQRAPESEGSLLGEPVLPGLSERLNDVTALRFSGAGGAPLVGLVRSGTVWTVVERHGHPAAADKVRLALINLAESRVLEPKTANPDRHAQLGVESLEGEGASGVLVEVESPGQADRMIIGNYAGQQGEGTYVRRPDEARSLMASGNLVPEREPAAWLQRELLDIPSSQIREVELSGAAGGAVRVFKESAAQENFTVADLPRGRTVQSAFVANGLASTLSGLSLEDVARDQGEAGPPSHSARYRLFDGRVVIVEGWHGGTDDAGNAAPSWATLKVEVDDQLARAAIVEQLQAEAAAAADQQGATGEQGQETAADGPDEVSDAALVLDEAAVAARLDTLHQEVAVLSERFAGWRYQLPAFKFANLDKGLEDMLQPRD, encoded by the coding sequence ATGTCTTCATCCCGCTTCTCCGTGATTGCCGCGGTCGCGCTCGCCGCCGTGCTGGCCGCGGTGCTGCTGGTCTCGCAGCGTGCCCCCGAGTCGGAAGGCAGCCTGCTCGGCGAACCCGTGCTGCCCGGCCTGTCGGAGCGCCTGAACGATGTCACCGCACTGCGCTTCAGTGGCGCCGGCGGCGCGCCCCTGGTCGGCCTGGTGCGTTCCGGCACGGTCTGGACCGTGGTCGAGCGCCATGGCCATCCCGCCGCGGCCGACAAGGTCCGCCTGGCGCTGATCAATCTGGCCGAGTCCAGGGTCCTTGAGCCGAAGACCGCCAATCCCGATCGTCATGCCCAGCTGGGTGTCGAATCGCTGGAGGGCGAGGGCGCAAGCGGCGTGCTGGTCGAGGTCGAATCGCCCGGCCAGGCCGATCGGATGATCATCGGCAACTACGCCGGCCAGCAGGGTGAGGGCACCTATGTCCGTCGCCCGGACGAGGCGCGCAGTCTCATGGCCAGCGGCAACCTGGTGCCCGAGCGCGAGCCCGCGGCCTGGCTGCAGCGCGAGCTGCTCGACATTCCGTCCAGCCAGATCCGCGAGGTCGAACTGAGCGGAGCGGCCGGTGGGGCGGTGCGCGTGTTCAAGGAGTCGGCCGCCCAGGAGAACTTCACGGTTGCGGACCTGCCGCGCGGCCGGACCGTGCAGTCCGCCTTCGTCGCCAACGGTCTGGCCTCGACCCTGTCCGGCCTGAGCCTTGAGGATGTCGCGCGCGACCAGGGCGAAGCCGGCCCGCCCAGCCACTCGGCACGGTACCGGCTGTTCGACGGCCGGGTCGTGATTGTGGAGGGCTGGCACGGCGGCACCGATGACGCCGGCAATGCGGCGCCGTCCTGGGCGACGCTGAAGGTCGAGGTCGACGACCAGCTCGCCCGGGCCGCGATCGTCGAGCAGCTGCAGGCGGAAGCGGCCGCGGCGGCGGACCAGCAGGGCGCAACGGGCGAGCAGGGCCAGGAGACGGCGGCAGACGGCCCCGACGAGGTATCCGACGCTGCTCTCGTCTTGGACGAAGCGGCGGTGGCTGCGCGCCTGGACACGCTGCACCAGGAGGTGGCTGTCCTGTCGGAGCGCTTCGCGGGCTGGCGCTACCAGTTGCCGGCGTTCAAGTTCGCCAACCTCGACAAGGGGCTTGAGGACATGCTGCAGCCCCGCGACTGA
- a CDS encoding EAL domain-containing protein translates to MARDDPRDDGGIDGELAGLREALARRDALLELSAGLAADLLATGNLDQAIDAALAGLGRGTGVDRVYLFERLPAADPTRLVCSQTHEWVGPGIESQRDNPDLRALDMSAVYPRFVGLLRQGRAVSGVIGEFSPEERAVLDPQGIVSILVVPVLLDDQLWGFLGLDSVRSKRNWTAVEEAVLKLLAASLGAAVQRRRADAGLRRAARVFESTRDGIVVAQLDGTLIDVNPALQRVTGYDRGALLGRAWRILLADQQPRPNLENRVAAALRSHGHWQGECLIRRADGRNVPQWLSASLIPGDAGGQGQFVAVATDISALKESESRLDFLAHHDSLTRLPNRRRAQRALAEAVDRARGAGSRVAVLFIDLDRFKNINDSLGHPVGDEVLAEVVGRLRGRLRGEDLLARYGGDEFLVLLEGIQGAEEAVAVARDLCERLRPPIDRPGGAVHVSASVGISLYPEHGEDAESLVREADLAMYRAKQSGRDRVFLYTEEMAQSVQHTLHLERRLRDALARGNLALHYQPRLALADSRLNGAEALLRVDDGEGGLLPTGEVVRLAEAIGLIVPIGRWLVDEACRQMRAWDDAGLVALPVSVNVSAAQFYDDDLAGTIEAALARHGLAPHRLEVELTETVLFDRPEKAVEVLAGLRERGVGAALDDFGTGYSSLSYLMRFPVERLKIDHLFVASLLDDERATAIAAAVVGLGHRLGLRLVAEGVESARQLALLRGLGFDEAQGYLIGRPQPAADFAALVAEA, encoded by the coding sequence CGCTGGCCGGCCTGGGCCGGGGCACCGGTGTCGATCGGGTCTACCTGTTCGAACGCCTTCCGGCCGCCGATCCGACCCGTCTGGTCTGCTCGCAGACCCATGAATGGGTCGGCCCGGGCATCGAATCCCAGCGCGACAACCCCGACCTGCGCGCATTGGACATGAGCGCCGTCTACCCCCGGTTCGTCGGCCTGCTCAGGCAGGGTCGCGCGGTGTCGGGCGTCATCGGCGAATTTTCCCCCGAGGAGCGGGCCGTGCTCGACCCGCAGGGCATCGTTTCCATCCTGGTGGTGCCGGTGCTGCTGGACGACCAGCTCTGGGGCTTTCTTGGCCTGGACTCGGTGCGCAGCAAACGGAACTGGACCGCTGTCGAGGAGGCCGTGCTCAAGCTCCTGGCAGCCAGCCTGGGCGCCGCCGTGCAGCGCCGCCGTGCCGACGCCGGGCTGCGTCGCGCGGCACGCGTGTTCGAGAGCACCCGCGACGGCATCGTGGTGGCCCAGCTCGACGGCACCCTGATCGACGTCAATCCCGCCTTGCAGCGCGTCACCGGCTACGACCGGGGGGCCCTGCTGGGCCGGGCCTGGCGCATCCTGCTGGCCGACCAGCAGCCCCGGCCCAACCTGGAGAATCGCGTCGCCGCCGCCCTGCGCAGCCATGGCCACTGGCAGGGCGAGTGCCTGATCCGCCGCGCCGACGGTCGCAACGTCCCGCAGTGGCTGAGTGCCAGCCTGATTCCCGGCGACGCCGGTGGCCAGGGGCAGTTCGTCGCGGTCGCCACCGACATCAGTGCGCTCAAGGAGTCCGAGTCGCGGCTCGACTTCCTGGCCCACCACGACAGCCTGACCCGCCTGCCCAACCGCCGCCGCGCCCAACGTGCGCTGGCCGAGGCCGTCGACCGCGCCCGAGGCGCCGGCAGCCGGGTCGCGGTGCTGTTCATCGACCTGGACCGTTTCAAGAACATCAACGACAGCCTGGGCCACCCGGTCGGCGACGAGGTACTGGCCGAGGTGGTCGGCCGGCTGCGCGGCCGGCTGCGTGGCGAGGACCTGCTGGCCCGCTATGGCGGCGACGAATTCCTGGTGCTGCTTGAGGGCATCCAGGGCGCCGAGGAGGCCGTCGCGGTGGCGCGTGACCTGTGCGAGCGCCTGCGACCGCCGATCGACCGCCCCGGCGGCGCCGTCCACGTCTCCGCCAGCGTCGGCATCAGCCTCTACCCCGAACACGGGGAGGATGCGGAATCGCTGGTCCGCGAGGCGGACCTGGCGATGTACCGCGCCAAGCAATCGGGTCGGGACCGGGTGTTCCTGTACACCGAAGAGATGGCGCAGAGCGTGCAGCACACCCTGCACCTGGAGCGAAGGTTGCGCGACGCGCTGGCCCGCGGAAACCTCGCACTGCATTACCAGCCGCGCCTGGCGCTCGCCGACAGCCGCCTCAACGGCGCCGAGGCGCTGCTCCGGGTCGATGATGGCGAGGGCGGCCTGCTGCCGACCGGCGAGGTCGTGCGGCTGGCCGAGGCGATCGGCCTGATCGTGCCGATCGGCCGCTGGCTGGTCGATGAGGCCTGCCGGCAGATGCGCGCCTGGGACGACGCCGGCCTGGTCGCCCTGCCCGTGTCCGTCAACGTCTCGGCAGCCCAGTTCTACGACGACGACCTGGCCGGCACCATCGAAGCGGCCCTGGCCCGGCACGGCCTGGCGCCACACCGCCTGGAGGTCGAGCTGACCGAAACGGTGCTGTTCGACCGTCCCGAAAAAGCCGTCGAGGTCCTGGCCGGCCTGCGCGAGCGCGGCGTCGGTGCGGCCCTGGACGACTTCGGCACCGGCTACTCGAGCCTTTCCTACCTGATGCGCTTCCCGGTGGAGCGCCTGAAGATCGACCACCTGTTCGTGGCCAGCCTGCTCGACGACGAGCGCGCCACCGCGATCGCCGCGGCCGTGGTCGGCCTGGGCCATCGGCTGGGACTGCGGCTGGTCGCCGAGGGCGTGGAAAGCGCCCGCCAGCTCGCGCTGCTCAGGGGCCTGGGCTTCGACGAAGCCCAGGGTTACCTGATCGGCCGCCCGCAACCGGCGGCGGACTTCGCCGCCCTGGTCGCGGAGGCCTGA